Proteins encoded within one genomic window of Pithys albifrons albifrons isolate INPA30051 chromosome 9, PitAlb_v1, whole genome shotgun sequence:
- the KAZALD1 gene encoding kazal-type serine protease inhibitor domain-containing protein 1 — translation MRMSEAKPFSFSCLVLSLLSLHWALLQMGQAFPSTSDYLQRGWQRLLEEGEGCAECQPEECPTPRGCLAGMVRDACDCCWECANLEGQICDLDNTNHFYGKCGEHLECRLNAGDLHHGEVPEPQCTCLSHLALCGSDGKTYAQICRFLEVAHAHPDANLTVAHEGPCESEPQITSPPYDTWNITGQDVIFGCEVFAYPMASIEWKKDGMDMLLPGDDPHISVQFRGGPQKYEVTGWLQIQGVRVTDEGTYRCFARNSIGEVVAVASLTVFTPDQLNLTDFSLLKARMTPEDYGDSEEDYY, via the exons ATGAGGATGTCTGAAGCCAAGCCCTTCAGCTTCTCTTGCCTTGTGCTTTCCTTGCTCTCCTTGCACTGGGCTTTGCTCCAGATGGGCCAGGCTTTTCCCAGCACCTCTGACTACCTCCAGCGGGGCTGGCAACGGCTtctggaggaaggggagggctgtgctgagtgccAGCCGGAGGAGTGCCCGACTCCACGCGGGTGCCTGGCTGGCATGGTGCGGGATGCCTGTGACTGCTGCTGGGAATGTGCCAACCTGGAGGGACAGATCTGCGATCTGGACAACACCAACCACTTCTACGGCAAGTGTGGGGAGCATCTGGAGTGCCGACTGAATGCTGGGGACTTGCATCATGGAGAGGTGCCTGAGCCTCAATGTACCTGCCTCTCCCACCTGGCCCTCTGCGGCTCCGATGGCAAAACCTATGCTCAGATCTGCAGGTTCCTGGAGGTTGCCCATGCCCACCCTGATGCAAACCTCACTGTGGCCCACGAGGGTCCCTGCGAGTCAG agccccagaTCACCTCTCCTCCCTATGACACATGGAACATCACGGGGCAGGATGTCATCTTTGGCTGCGAGGTCTTTGCCTATCCCATGGCATCCATTGAGTGGAAGAAGGATGGCATGGACATGCTGCTGCCTGGAGATGACCCCCACATCTCTGTCCAG TTCAGAGGGGGGCCCCAGAAATATGAAGTGACGGGCTGGCTTCAGATCCAGGGTGTGCGGGTGACGGATGAGGGCACGTACCGCTGCTTCGCCAGGAACAGCATCGgggaggtggtggcagtagCCAGCCTGACCGTCTTCACACCAG ACCAACTCAACCTGACAGACTTTTCCTTGCTGAAGGCCCGCATGACACCCGAGGACTATGGGGACAGTGAGGAGGACTACTACTAG